The following coding sequences lie in one Falco naumanni isolate bFalNau1 chromosome 18, bFalNau1.pat, whole genome shotgun sequence genomic window:
- the LOC121098867 gene encoding T-cell activation Rho GTPase-activating protein-like codes for MGLPWPFALRRTPAAAQAPGQAGSGCSRALFGQPLAALCGEDNTLPRPIQELLAVLHQEGPTTEGIFRRAAGGTELRQLREALDRGTEVDVGSQPALLLAVILKEFLRSIPTKLLVIDLYEDWMAAMERASKQAKVEELKAVADKLPVANLLLLKRLMALLQHIGNNAATSRMSCSNLAICVGPNLLSPPNEDLLPLQAMLAVTEKVNVLVEFLIENCGDILGGEVAGLSPPSAEEVPAPMDRRTELQCEEQSGPAGTAETQRPAKAFLDADASLLDIERGAGGDTGAGPKAAEVLTDFHRLNRCDSWALAAGVDNKRIFSLS; via the exons atggggctgccctggccctttGCTCTACGGCGCACCCCGGCCGCTgcccaggcaccagggcaggcgggctccggctgcagcagggcgctctttgggcagcccctggcagccctctgTGGGGAGGACAACACGCTGCCCCGGCCCATCCAG gagctgctggctgtcctgcaccAGGAAGGACCGACGACGGAGGGGATATTCCGCAGAGCTGCCGGCGGCACGGAACTTCGGCAGCTACGCGAGGCCCTGGACCGCGGCACGGAAGTCGATGTGGGAAGCCAGCCTGCATTGCTGCTGGCCGTCATCTTGAAG GAATTCCTGCGAAGCATCCCCACCAAGCTCCTCGTCATCGACCTCTATGAGGACTGGATGGCAGCCATGGAGAGGGCCAGCAAGCAGGCCAAGGTGGAGGAGCTGAAAGC ggTGGCTGACAAGTTGCCTGTGgccaacctcctcctcctgaagcGGCTgatggccctgctgcagcacatcgGCAACAACGCAGCCACCAGCAGAATGAGCTGCAGCAACCTGGCCATCTGCGTCGGGCCCAACCTGCTGAGCCCACCCAACGAGGACCTGCTCCCGCTGCAGGCCATGCTGGCGGTGACCGAGAAG GTGAACGTGCTGGTGGAGTTCCTGATTGAAAACTGCGGGGACATCTTGGGGGGGGAGGTGGCCGGCCTCTCCCCTCCATCAGCCGAGGAGGTGCCAGCACCCATGGACAGGCGCACAG agctgcagtgcGAAGAGCAAAGTggccctgcaggcacagcagagaccCAGCGTccagcaaaagcctttctggaTGCAGACGCCTCTCTGCTGGACATCGaaagaggagctgggggagacaCAGGGGCAGGGCCCAAAGCGGCAGAG GTGCTGACTGATTTTCACCGGCTGAACCGCTGTGACTCCTGGGCCCTCGCAGCTGGTGTTGACAATAAAAgaatcttttccctctcctga